caaactggcagctggttcctcagagaggggcctgataactgaaggctctgcctcccaaactggcagctggttccacagagaggggcctgataactgaaggctctgcctcccaaactggcagctggttccacagagaggggcctgataactgaaggctctgcctcccaaactggcagctggttccacagagagaggcctgataactgaaggctctgcctcccaaactggcagctggttcctcagagaggggcctgataactgaaggctctgcctcccaaactggcagctggttcctcagagaggggcctgataactgaaggctctggagcagtttttctgcatcactctgagacaggatgttcctgattttaagataattcaagtaaaaaaaagatgaattttAAACTCAGAAAGCGACTTATTTTCACAGCATTTTGACCTTTTTTCTTCTATCTTCAGAGGCTCACAGGATGCCATGCCGGGCGCTCTGGATCCCTTCATGGACCAGCAGATCTTCCAGCCAACAATGCAATCTACAACTTTTGAGAGCACCGGCTCAGAGTCTCCTGAGGAGGAACCCCCCCTTCTTGTTGGTAATGAAACTTTTCTGTATGTATTTCCTTATATTAGCCAATGTTTAATAGTCCATTTTGATGTGTTGGACCCAGGTAAAAGCCTCCTGGAGGCTGGACCTTACCAGCAGACTTTCAGAGGCTGCATCTTCTCTTTGCTTCCTGTGACCCGACCAaccttttccttttctgtctGATGTTTCAGAGCTCGGAGTTGATTTTGATCACATGTGGCAGAAGACGCTCACAGTGTTGAACCCCTTTAAGCCCGCAGACGGCAGCATCATGAATGAGAGCGATATGACGGGTCCCGTCCTCTTCTGCATCGCTCTGGGTGTCACGTTGATGATGGTGAGGCCACCGATGTGCAAGTTTTAAAGCCGGCTCTCTGCCATTTACTCTAAACTATTCACTGCAAATTCAACTTCAGAGAgtcaggctgtgttccaaaccgcatacttctcctactactcctactaactttctgagttagtatgcgagtttgagtaagcgagaagttcccggatgcatactagattctctgaaatgttgggtatgcatcatgaggttactactcatactcaaactacccaagatgcaacataacgtgacgtcgccgatcgtcatttcctgtcaaaacggcagtttcaagctagctacaacgagggtaggttcacttcctgttttcaaaacaaaagcaccaattgtatggtaatggctttccctatgataaaaggcaacgggtattttattttggtgaaaataacaggaagtgcgttgctcactgcggctagctttagtagcgccgaattcgtgggaacaagattgtaaacagccggtattttgtcaggttttcatgtagcatgtagcatgtagtatgtagtatgtagtatgtagtatggaagtatggaagtatgtagtatgtagcatgtagtatgtagtatgtagtatgtagtatgcagtatggaagtatgtagtatgtagtatgtagtatgtagtatggaagtatgtagtatgtagtatgtagtatgtagtatgtagcatgtagtatgtagtatgtagtatggaagtatgtagtatgtagtatgtagtatgtagtatgtagcatgtagcatgtagtatgtagtatgtagcatgtagtatgtagcatgtagtatgtagtatggaagtatgtagtatgtagtatgtagtatggaagtatgtagtatgcagtatgtagtatggaagtatgtagtatgcagtatgtagtatgtagtatggaagtatgtagtatgtagtatgtagtatggaagtatgtagtatgtagtatgtagtatggaagtatgtagtatgcagtatgtagtatgaagcatgtagcatgtagtatgtagcatgtagcatgtagtatgtagtatgtagcatgtagtatgtagtatggaagtatgtagtatgaagtatgtagtatggaagtatgtagtatgtagtatgtagtatgtagtatgtagtatggaagtatgtagtatgcagtatgtagtatgtagtatgtagtatgtagtatgcagtatgcagtatgtagtatgcagtatgtagtatgtagtatgtagtatgcagtatgtagtatgtagtatgcagtatgtagtatgtagtatgcagtatgcagtatgtagtatgtagtatgtagtatgcagtatgcagtatgtagtatgtagtatgcagtatgtagtatgtagtatgcagtatgcagtatgtagtatgtagtatgtagtatgcagtatgcagtatgtagtatgtagtatgtagtatgcagtatgcagtatgtagtatgtagtatgtagtatgcagtatgcagtatgtagtatgtagtatgtagtatgcagtatgcagtatgtagtatgtagtatgtagtatgcagtatgcagtatgtagtatgtagtatgtagtatgcagtatgcagtatgtagtatgtagtatgtagtatgcagtatgcagtatgcagtatgtagtatgtagtatgtagtatgtagtatgtagtatgtagtatgtagtatgtagtatgtagtatgcagtatgcagtatgtagtatgtagtatgtagtatgcagtatgcagtatgtagtatgtagtatgtagtatgcagtatgcagtatgtagtatgtagtgtgtggtttcgaacacagccatttaGTAGATGTCTGGTGCTAATTCTCCGGCTCTCCTCAGGCGGGTAAGGTCCACTTCGGTTATGTGTACGGCATCAGCGCCACCGCCTGCATCGGGATGTACGTCCTGCTGAGTCTGATGAGCTCCCTGTCGGTGTCCTACGGCTGCGTTTCCAGCGTCCTGGGGTACTGCCTCCTGCCCATCGTCGCCCTGTCTGCCTTCGCCGTCTTCTACTCTCTGCAGTAAGTCAGAGTTCCTTAAAGATTCATATAAATCAAAAGGTTTTTGAAGATAGTTCTTATCAAACTAATCAGAGTGAATACAGGACCTATGATTACATGTGAATGAATAATCAGAGTTTCAtcaaaaatagcaaaaaaatgaaacacaaaagTATTGATTCagcctcatttcttcatatattttatattaaaacaggaagcagctgcagagattcactgaaacatgttccaacatgaacataaacccagaatctgaggcagaaccagagttagttcagttctgagcagctttaaagtgaatatctgcagatgtttccatggtaacagctgcagagattcactgaaacatgttccaacatgaacataaacccagaatctgaggcagaaccagagttagttcagttctgagcagctttaaagtgaatatctgcagatgtttccatggtaacagctgcagagattcactgaaacatgttccaacatgaacataaacccagaatctgaggcagaaccagagttagttcagttctgagcagctttaaagtgaatatctgcagatgtttccatggtaacagctgcagagattcactgaaacatgttccaacatgaacataaacccagaatctgaggcagaaccagagttagttcagttctgagcagctttaaagtgaatatctgcagatgtttccatggtaacagctgcagagattcactgaaacatgttccaacatgaacatgaacccagaatctgaggcagaaccagagttagttcagttctgagcagctttaaagtgaatatctgcagatgtttccatggtaacagctgcagagactcactgaaacatgttccaacatgaacataaacccagaatctgaggcagaaccagagttagttcagttctgagcagctttaaagtgaatatctgcagatgtttccatggtaacagctgcagagattcactgaaacatgttccaacatgaacataaacccagaatctgaggcagaaccagagtttttccttcttttctacttttagaggtgataacgttcattattttgggattaggattttttttcaactgaaaaattaatatattaatttgactcttttggtaactgaaaacagttttaatgtaaatttacaaaaaagttcaaactatgaagctgtttttcacagatgcagctaaagaaatgggaacaaatgatgtgtctctgtgacaggctgctgggaacaaagtgcctaaagatccagtttaaaacggcttctttgctaagttggttcaacactggttcatcccttgagttaggagcctttttcctgcctgaatggttcatagctcagagttaagtggcttaacaaagaaaaactggactgaaaatgaggaaaaaagcagaaaatgtccaaataaaaacgatgaaaaaccttcagaaagtgttgaaactgttgctgaagatcacttaagctgcttggatgcaaaatataaagaaattcaaattcaattcaaattcaaaaatactttatttatcccagagggaaattaaatgttgatgtagctcaattaaatcaaagagttattatagatgctgatggctgtgggcaggaaagatttcctgtagcggtccgttttgcatccaaactgaagaagcctttgactgaagagactctaaAATTTTctctaaaagagaaaataagaggcgtctcatgaccaaaatgcttcacaaaccacataaaatacttaatatggCTGTCAGAATCATACAAATGTGGTTGGAAATTAATTGTTATACaagaaattataattaaatgtctgtttctgttcattttaggccactatttgagtaaactaatgaaaaaaaatcaaatcaaatcattttttgttgctcgtctgactCCAAATCTGAGGGAATTTTATCCCTGTTTGGTGATATAAAGTCctgtttttcactttcactggaggagaacaaagtgcctaaagatccagtttaaaatggcttctttgctaagttgtctgttctgttatTGATCAGGACTGTTTTATTTCgtggtttttgtgttttattttgtgttttttgttttattttgtgttttttctgttttattttgtgtttttctgttttattttgtgttttttgtgttttattttgtgtttttgattttgtttggttttattttgttttattttgtgtttttttctgtttcattttgtgtgttttattttgtgtttttttgttttattttgtgttttttgttttattttgtattttttctgttttattttgtgttttttattttattttgtgttttttctgttttattttgtgtttttctgttttattttgtgtttttttgttttattttgtgttttttgtgttttattttgtgtttttgattttgtttggttttattttgttttattttgtgtttttttctgtttcatcttgtgtgttttattttgtgtttttttgttttatttcgtgttttttgttttattttgtgttttttgtgttttattttgtgttttttgttttattttgtgtttttttttctgttttattttgtgtttttttgttttattttgttttattttgtgtctttttgttctgtttttttttgtgtttttttgttttattttgtgtttttgttttattttgtgtttttgttttattttgtttttttgttttattttgtgtttttgttttattttgtgttgttttgttttattttgtgttttttggttttatttaaagctaaagatccagtttaaaatggcttctttgctaagttgtctgttctgtatgGACACaacatcccttgagttaggagcctttttcctgcctgaatggttaaTAGCTCAGAGACGTTCACcgtctggttcagctcctgctttgGATGATTCTCCACCTGCCTGCATCCCCGTCTGATAAAATGATCTTTTGTTTCCACAGAGGCTTCGTGGGAACAGTTTTAGCCTCGTCGGCCATTTGCTGGTGCAGTTTCTCCGCCTCTAAGATCTTCATCTCCACGCTGAACATGCAGGAGCAGCAGCTGCTGGTGTTCTACCCGTGCGCCCTGCTGTACGGCCTCTTCACACTGCTCACCGTCTTCTAACCTGAAACCCATTAAACCCATTAAACCCAACTTCT
This region of Odontesthes bonariensis isolate fOdoBon6 chromosome 17, fOdoBon6.hap1, whole genome shotgun sequence genomic DNA includes:
- the LOC142366116 gene encoding protein YIPF5-like; its protein translation is MGDFQQFEQDFYQTGYYIDDQGQTVTYYDPYSTNEGSQDAMPGALDPFMDQQIFQPTMQSTTFESTGSESPEEEPPLLVELGVDFDHMWQKTLTVLNPFKPADGSIMNESDMTGPVLFCIALGVTLMMAGKVHFGYVYGISATACIGMYVLLSLMSSLSVSYGCVSSVLGYCLLPIVALSAFAVFYSLQGFVGTVLASSAICWCSFSASKIFISTLNMQEQQLLVFYPCALLYGLFTLLTVF